A single region of the Anaerostipes rhamnosivorans genome encodes:
- a CDS encoding YlmC/YmxH family sporulation protein, translated as MKFLELREKDVINCRTGDKLGCVIDLEFDPGSGQILCLIVPKATKVLCFAKGEFYYIPYKRIVKIGCDTVLVDIIEKECLK; from the coding sequence ATGAAATTTTTAGAGTTGAGGGAGAAGGATGTCATTAACTGCCGGACCGGAGATAAACTGGGATGTGTGATAGATCTGGAATTTGATCCCGGATCAGGACAGATCTTATGTCTGATCGTTCCGAAGGCTACAAAGGTGCTTTGCTTTGCAAAAGGGGAATTTTATTATATTCCGTATAAAAGAATCGTGAAAATAGGCTGTGATACCGTATTGGTGGATATAATTGAAAAAGAATGTTTGAAGTGA
- the rsxE gene encoding electron transport complex subunit RsxE encodes MKSNPVERLINGIVKENPTFVLMLGMCPTLAVTTSAINGAGMGLSTTAVLMFSNLIIGLMRNVIPDRVRIPGYIVIIASLVTVVQFLLQGYVPSLNASLGIYIPLIVVNCIILGRAESFASKNGAILSFFDGVGMGLGFTIALTVIGAFRELLGAGTIFGAKIMPSAYEPITIFILAPGAFFVLACLVAAQNKARSKKPKKAGEPESSGCGDCSSCGNGACGSRFFDNSVDDK; translated from the coding sequence GTAATCCAGTAGAACGTTTGATCAATGGTATTGTCAAAGAAAATCCTACTTTCGTCTTAATGCTCGGAATGTGTCCTACCCTTGCGGTTACAACATCCGCGATCAACGGGGCAGGCATGGGGCTTTCTACTACAGCCGTGTTAATGTTTTCTAACTTGATCATCGGTCTTATGAGAAATGTGATTCCCGACAGAGTCCGTATTCCGGGTTATATTGTTATCATCGCGTCATTGGTTACGGTTGTTCAGTTCCTTTTACAGGGCTATGTGCCGTCTCTAAATGCAAGCCTTGGAATCTATATCCCTCTGATCGTTGTAAACTGTATCATCCTGGGACGCGCAGAGTCCTTTGCATCCAAAAACGGAGCAATCCTCTCTTTCTTCGACGGTGTCGGAATGGGACTTGGATTTACCATTGCCCTGACGGTGATCGGAGCTTTCCGTGAACTTCTCGGTGCAGGGACGATCTTCGGTGCAAAGATCATGCCGAGCGCTTACGAGCCAATCACGATCTTCATCCTGGCTCCCGGTGCATTCTTTGTCCTGGCCTGCCTTGTAGCGGCCCAGAATAAAGCAAGAAGCAAAAAACCGAAAAAAGCAGGAGAGCCTGAGTCTTCCGGCTGCGGCGATTGTTCCAGCTGCGGAAACGGTGCCTGTGGAAGCCGGTTTTTCGATAACAGTGTGGATGACAAATAG
- a CDS encoding RnfABCDGE type electron transport complex subunit B: protein MDITAIILAAVVVGGIGLVIAILLGIASEKFKVPVNEKEVAVRAELPGNNCGGCGYAGCDGLAKAIANGEAAVGACPVGGPSAAEKIGAIMGVEAGDFVKQVAFVKCAGTCEKASNKYEYTGQMSCVEAMNVPGEGPKGCSFGCMGFGSCAQVCPEDAISIVNGIAYVDKEACIGCGKCTDICPKGLIELVPYDKKHLVQCNSKDKGKDVMSVCKAGCIGCGLCAKECKLGAITVENNIAHVDYEKCVNCGLCAKKCPKKIITA from the coding sequence ATGGATATTACAGCAATTATCCTTGCGGCCGTTGTGGTCGGAGGAATTGGTTTGGTCATTGCTATTCTTTTAGGAATCGCTTCTGAGAAGTTCAAGGTTCCGGTAAATGAAAAAGAAGTAGCAGTCCGCGCGGAACTTCCTGGAAATAACTGTGGAGGATGCGGATATGCCGGATGTGACGGACTTGCAAAAGCCATTGCAAACGGTGAGGCGGCAGTAGGTGCCTGTCCTGTAGGCGGGCCTTCGGCTGCAGAAAAGATTGGTGCTATCATGGGTGTGGAAGCAGGTGACTTTGTGAAGCAAGTGGCATTTGTAAAATGTGCGGGGACCTGTGAGAAGGCGTCAAACAAATATGAATACACAGGCCAGATGAGTTGTGTAGAAGCGATGAACGTACCCGGAGAAGGACCGAAGGGCTGCTCTTTTGGATGTATGGGATTCGGAAGCTGCGCCCAGGTCTGTCCTGAGGATGCCATTTCCATTGTCAACGGCATTGCGTATGTTGACAAAGAAGCATGCATCGGCTGTGGAAAATGTACCGATATCTGTCCAAAGGGCTTGATTGAACTGGTTCCTTACGACAAAAAGCATTTAGTACAGTGTAATTCAAAAGACAAAGGAAAAGATGTCATGTCCGTGTGCAAAGCCGGATGTATCGGCTGCGGTCTCTGTGCAAAGGAATGCAAGCTGGGAGCAATCACCGTAGAAAATAACATTGCCCATGTAGATTATGAGAAATGTGTCAACTGCGGTCTTTGTGCAAAGAAGTGTCCGAAGAAGATCATCACTGCATAA
- the rsxA gene encoding electron transport complex subunit RsxA has translation MSNLLLVAIGAALVNNVVLSQFLGLCPFLGVSKKVETAGGMGAAVIFVITIASAVTYFVYAGILVPLHLEYLQTIAFILVIAALVQFVEMFLKKSMPALYESLGVYLPLITTNCAVLGVALNNVQYEYNFITSVVNGFGVAVGFTIAIVILAGIREKLEYNNIPESFKGMPITLVTAGLMAIAFFGFSGII, from the coding sequence ATGTCAAATTTATTATTAGTCGCAATCGGTGCGGCATTAGTTAATAACGTAGTTTTGAGCCAGTTCTTAGGCCTTTGTCCTTTCCTTGGTGTATCCAAGAAGGTAGAGACTGCCGGCGGAATGGGTGCTGCGGTTATTTTCGTTATCACCATCGCCTCAGCAGTTACATATTTCGTGTATGCCGGGATCCTTGTGCCGCTTCATCTGGAATATCTGCAGACCATCGCATTTATCCTTGTCATCGCGGCATTGGTACAGTTTGTGGAAATGTTCTTAAAGAAGTCTATGCCGGCTCTGTATGAGTCCCTGGGTGTATATCTTCCGCTGATTACGACCAACTGTGCTGTACTTGGTGTAGCTTTAAATAACGTTCAGTATGAATATAATTTTATCACCAGTGTTGTCAATGGATTCGGAGTGGCTGTGGGATTCACCATCGCCATTGTAATTCTGGCTGGAATCCGTGAAAAATTAGAATACAATAACATCCCGGAATCTTTCAAAGGAATGCCCATCACTCTTGTCACGGCAGGTTTGATGGCGATTGCTTTCTTTGGATTCTCAGGAATCATATAG